A single Bacillus sp. OxB-1 DNA region contains:
- a CDS encoding IS5 family transposase: protein MYEHNAKQMILPHEFFLPFGGHLNPDNRWVRMASVIPWADLEEAYLESLGDPNQGSKAYTVQLALGALIIKERLRLSDGETVEAITENPYMQYFIGLPAFQETPPFHASSLTHFRKRFNADLVNQVNESITAAHRKPANPKDSDGPDDDEPRGGSGSPAAKPEARRPEESAPIYKQGKLLIDATCAPSDIAYPTDIGLLNQAREKLETMIDRLHAKRGHGSKKPRTYRRKARKEYLALSKQRKPGYEKIQACLKGQLSYVRRDLKHVEDLANEVGLDRLTRAQYKDLLVIQELFRQQTILFEGDTHSIQDRVVSIAQPYIRPIVRGKAKASVEFGAKLSVSLVDGYAYLETLQWDAYNEGTLLKDAILAYKERFGHYPEAVLADTIYRTRDNRKFCQELGIRLSGPKLGRPAKDQHVRAEQKKLEKQDHGERNAIEGKFGEGKRAYGLGLIRTRLQTTSETTIALQLVIMNLEKILRDTFLSFFLHSIEKSERLFSKKLILKVA from the coding sequence ATGTATGAACACAACGCCAAACAAATGATCCTGCCACACGAATTCTTTTTGCCGTTCGGAGGGCACTTGAACCCGGATAACCGTTGGGTTCGCATGGCTTCTGTCATTCCTTGGGCCGACCTGGAGGAAGCGTATCTCGAGTCACTCGGCGACCCCAATCAGGGGAGTAAGGCGTACACCGTGCAGCTTGCACTTGGAGCGCTGATCATCAAGGAACGTCTCCGATTGAGTGATGGAGAAACCGTAGAAGCGATTACTGAAAACCCCTATATGCAATATTTCATCGGGCTTCCCGCTTTTCAGGAAACCCCGCCGTTCCATGCCTCTTCACTGACCCATTTCCGGAAGCGTTTTAACGCGGATCTGGTGAATCAAGTGAACGAATCCATCACAGCGGCACATCGGAAACCGGCGAACCCCAAGGATTCGGATGGTCCGGATGACGATGAGCCGAGGGGCGGGAGCGGAAGCCCGGCAGCGAAACCGGAGGCCCGGCGTCCCGAAGAATCAGCCCCCATCTACAAACAAGGAAAACTACTGATCGATGCCACCTGCGCCCCTTCCGATATTGCGTATCCGACGGATATCGGTCTCTTGAATCAGGCAAGGGAAAAGCTCGAAACGATGATTGATCGGTTGCATGCGAAACGGGGCCATGGGTCCAAAAAACCGCGTACCTACCGCCGGAAAGCCCGGAAGGAATACCTTGCCTTGTCCAAGCAGCGAAAACCCGGCTACGAAAAGATCCAGGCTTGCCTGAAGGGACAGCTTTCCTATGTTCGTCGAGATTTGAAGCACGTGGAAGATCTTGCGAATGAAGTCGGGCTCGACAGGCTGACACGGGCACAGTACAAAGACCTGCTGGTCATCCAGGAGCTGTTCCGTCAGCAAACCATCCTGTTCGAGGGCGATACTCATTCCATCCAGGACCGCGTAGTCAGCATTGCGCAGCCGTATATCCGTCCGATTGTCCGGGGAAAAGCGAAAGCATCCGTCGAATTCGGCGCAAAACTCTCTGTCAGTCTGGTCGATGGGTATGCGTATCTTGAGACGCTGCAATGGGACGCCTACAATGAAGGAACCCTATTGAAAGACGCTATCCTGGCGTACAAGGAACGGTTCGGCCACTATCCGGAAGCCGTCCTGGCGGATACCATCTACAGAACCCGGGACAACCGGAAGTTCTGTCAAGAACTCGGAATTCGGTTGAGCGGTCCGAAACTCGGCAGGCCCGCCAAAGACCAGCATGTACGTGCAGAACAGAAGAAGTTGGAGAAACAGGACCACGGCGAGCGCAACGCCATCGAAGGGAAATTCGGCGAAGGCAAACGCGCATACGGGCTGGGTCTTATTCGAACACGCCTGCAAACCACAAGCGAGACGACGATTGCCCTCCAGCTGGTCATCATGAACCTCGAAAAGATCCTCCGGGATACTTTTTTGTCGTTTTTCCTACATTCAATCGAAAAATCGGAACGTTTATTTTCCAAGAAACTTATCCTTAAGGTAGCTTGA
- a CDS encoding cytochrome ubiquinol oxidase subunit I, whose translation MGNEEAVFFSRVLTELTLSFHIIYATIGVGVPLMIMIAQWVGIKKNDEHYILLARRWARGFVITVAVGVVTGTAIGLQLSLLWPNFMELAGNVIALPLFMETFAFFFEAIFLGIYLYTWDRFENQKKHLLLLIPVALGASFSAVFITIVNAFMNAPQGFDIVNGELVNINPILAMFNPAMPTKVAHVVVTAYMTAAFVLAAIAAFRLLRGSDHVYHKKALYLTMKLGLVFSIAAAVIGDFSGKYLAEYQPEKLAAAEWHFETEENAPLVLLGVLSDGEVKYSIRVPYALSILAHGNPTAEVIGLDQFAEEDIPPLYIHYLFNIMVFIGMWMALLAAVFWIGVKRGWRIVSSKWFRWLIVLGGPLSIIAIEAGWWLAEVGRQPWILRNIMRVSEAATSSNHVDTMLWLFALLYLILGIGSIVVLTRMFRKNPVEKEIEDRQMEKGGDML comes from the coding sequence ATGGGAAATGAAGAAGCTGTCTTTTTTTCACGGGTTTTGACCGAATTGACCTTATCATTCCATATCATTTACGCGACAATTGGCGTCGGGGTGCCGCTCATGATCATGATTGCCCAATGGGTTGGTATCAAAAAGAACGATGAACATTATATTTTGCTGGCCCGACGTTGGGCGCGGGGGTTCGTTATCACCGTGGCAGTCGGGGTCGTCACCGGGACGGCCATCGGGTTGCAGCTTTCTTTATTGTGGCCGAATTTCATGGAGTTAGCGGGCAACGTTATCGCGCTTCCTCTCTTCATGGAGACGTTCGCGTTTTTCTTTGAAGCAATTTTTCTTGGAATTTATTTATACACATGGGACCGGTTTGAGAATCAGAAGAAGCATTTGCTTTTGCTGATCCCGGTTGCATTAGGAGCTTCATTTTCCGCGGTGTTCATCACGATTGTCAATGCGTTCATGAATGCACCGCAAGGTTTTGACATCGTCAATGGCGAACTCGTCAACATCAATCCGATTTTGGCGATGTTCAATCCGGCGATGCCGACGAAAGTGGCGCATGTTGTGGTGACTGCGTATATGACCGCGGCGTTTGTGCTTGCTGCCATTGCGGCGTTCCGCCTGTTGCGGGGATCCGATCATGTCTACCATAAAAAAGCCCTTTATTTGACAATGAAGTTGGGGTTGGTCTTCTCGATTGCCGCAGCCGTCATCGGGGACTTTTCAGGAAAATATCTAGCGGAATACCAGCCGGAGAAATTGGCGGCTGCTGAATGGCATTTTGAGACAGAAGAAAATGCACCGCTTGTCCTGCTCGGTGTCCTGTCGGATGGGGAAGTGAAGTATTCCATCCGGGTCCCGTACGCGCTTTCCATTTTGGCGCACGGCAATCCGACTGCGGAAGTGATTGGGTTGGATCAATTTGCGGAGGAAGATATACCGCCGCTCTATATCCATTATCTATTCAACATCATGGTTTTTATCGGGATGTGGATGGCATTATTAGCCGCGGTTTTTTGGATTGGAGTCAAGCGGGGCTGGCGCATCGTTTCCTCAAAATGGTTCCGCTGGCTGATCGTCCTTGGAGGGCCTCTGTCCATCATTGCAATAGAAGCGGGTTGGTGGTTGGCGGAAGTCGGCAGGCAGCCATGGATTTTGCGGAATATCATGCGGGTTTCCGAAGCGGCCACGTCCAGCAACCATGTCGATACAATGCTCTGGCTGTTCGCGCTACTCTATCTCATCTTGGGGATCGGAAGCATAGTCGTGCTCACCAGGATGTTCCGGAAGAACCCGGTAGAGAAAGAAATTGAAGACCGTCAAATGGAGAAAGGCGGTGACATGCTATGA
- a CDS encoding manganese catalase family protein, producing the protein MFKRINKLAIELPIPAHGDMNAAAAVQELLGGKFGEMSTLNNYMFQSFNFRNKKKLKPFYDLVASITAEEFGHVELVSNTINLLSVGNTFPGNPDITPLQNGKDARNTLHFISTAQTAIPGDSMGRPWTGDNVFNSGNLVLDLTHNFFLEIGARTHKMRVYEMTDHPVARTMIGYLLVRGGTHILAYAKAIEIATGVDLTKMLPVPNLDNSKFDYARPFIEKGLSNVLFTWSETEYRDIGMIWKGTNPENGKPLEVKIGTPEGGPIPDLEELPEEFAPGITRDDYELIKKRLMENL; encoded by the coding sequence ATGTTTAAAAGAATAAATAAATTGGCAATTGAACTTCCTATACCTGCACACGGCGATATGAATGCTGCAGCAGCAGTACAAGAGCTCTTAGGTGGTAAGTTTGGAGAAATGTCCACCTTAAATAATTATATGTTTCAGTCTTTTAACTTCAGAAATAAAAAAAAGCTAAAGCCATTCTATGATTTAGTGGCAAGCATTACAGCAGAAGAATTTGGTCATGTAGAACTTGTTTCTAATACGATTAATTTGTTATCGGTAGGTAATACTTTTCCTGGGAATCCTGATATCACTCCACTTCAAAATGGGAAGGATGCGAGAAACACCCTCCATTTTATTTCCACAGCTCAAACGGCTATACCTGGTGATTCAATGGGTAGACCTTGGACGGGTGATAATGTTTTTAATAGTGGTAATCTCGTTTTAGATTTAACCCATAACTTTTTTCTAGAGATTGGCGCACGTACACATAAAATGAGAGTTTATGAGATGACTGATCACCCAGTTGCTAGAACGATGATTGGGTATTTACTTGTTCGTGGAGGAACACATATCCTCGCCTATGCAAAAGCAATTGAAATAGCAACAGGAGTAGACTTGACGAAAATGCTTCCAGTTCCAAATCTTGATAACTCAAAATTTGATTATGCCAGACCGTTCATAGAAAAAGGCTTAAGCAATGTGCTATTCACATGGAGCGAAACAGAATACAGGGATATCGGAATGATTTGGAAAGGAACAAATCCGGAAAATGGGAAACCGCTTGAAGTGAAAATTGGTACTCCTGAAGGCGGACCAATTCCAGACTTAGAGGAATTACCTGAAGAATTCGCTCCTGGTATTACTAGAGACGATTATGAATTAATCAAAAAACGTCTAATGGAAAATTTATAA
- the cydS gene encoding cytochrome bd oxidase small subunit CydS, with amino-acid sequence MNDFLIFYAPFVVLLGSLAVGFWIAPMDGAVTKEEEREK; translated from the coding sequence GTGAACGACTTTTTAATCTTCTACGCGCCCTTCGTTGTCCTGCTCGGCTCCCTCGCCGTCGGATTTTGGATCGCGCCGATGGATGGTGCGGTGACGAAAGAAGAGGAACGGGAAAAGTGA
- a CDS encoding DUF4256 domain-containing protein, with amino-acid sequence MSNKELSPEQREELLKTLQARFAENMNRHDGLEWTNVQVKLEAAPDKLWSLQEMETTGGEPDVVGYEDKTDEYIFYDCSTESPKGRRSVCYDREALESRKKHKPENSAMDMAAAMGIELLTEEQYRELQKLGKFDMKTSSWVQTPAAIRHLGGALFCDRRYEYVFLYHNGADSYYAARGFRGSLRV; translated from the coding sequence ATGAGTAATAAGGAGTTATCACCAGAACAACGTGAAGAATTACTCAAAACATTGCAAGCCCGTTTTGCAGAAAACATGAACCGCCATGATGGTCTCGAATGGACGAATGTCCAAGTGAAGCTGGAAGCGGCTCCTGATAAATTATGGTCGCTTCAAGAAATGGAAACGACCGGTGGTGAGCCGGATGTTGTTGGCTATGAAGACAAGACGGACGAGTATATTTTTTATGATTGTTCAACGGAAAGTCCGAAAGGTCGGAGAAGTGTTTGTTATGACCGGGAGGCGTTGGAGTCGAGAAAGAAACATAAACCGGAAAACAGCGCTATGGACATGGCTGCTGCCATGGGGATTGAGTTGTTAACAGAAGAACAATACCGTGAACTGCAGAAGCTTGGAAAATTTGATATGAAAACATCAAGTTGGGTACAGACGCCCGCTGCCATCAGACATCTCGGCGGCGCCCTTTTCTGTGATCGGCGTTATGAGTATGTCTTCTTGTACCATAATGGGGCAGACTCCTACTATGCTGCCCGGGGCTTCCGCGGCTCGCTCCGAGTTTGA
- a CDS encoding phosphate signaling complex PhoU family protein — translation MNEISLKMLKMAVSAFIDGNITLTKEVAELDDQVDNHYTETYKNITEYLREHPEETAQLVQLLFINRYLERTADHITNIAESAAYLIKGQIYDLNQ, via the coding sequence ATGAATGAGATTTCGCTTAAAATGCTGAAAATGGCAGTGTCTGCGTTTATCGATGGAAATATAACACTCACCAAGGAAGTAGCGGAATTGGACGACCAAGTCGACAATCACTATACCGAAACATATAAAAACATCACTGAATATTTACGGGAACATCCAGAAGAAACGGCACAGCTCGTCCAATTATTATTCATCAATCGTTATCTGGAACGAACTGCCGACCACATTACAAATATTGCTGAAAGCGCAGCGTATTTGATAAAAGGTCAGATCTATGATTTGAACCAATAA
- a CDS encoding PhoU domain-containing protein produces the protein MPNTAIDNLDQEINPFAVWLIAKVQPFATDLRRIIASLKIKSDIERQLKSG, from the coding sequence ATGCCGAACACAGCGATTGATAATCTAGACCAAGAAATCAATCCATTTGCTGTATGGCTGATTGCAAAAGTGCAACCCTTTGCAACGGATCTTCGGAGAATCATTGCGTCCTTAAAAATCAAATCGGACATCGAGCGGCAGCTAAAATCGGGATAA
- the rlmD gene encoding 23S rRNA (uracil(1939)-C(5))-methyltransferase RlmD, with product MSYIVNKNDRLHVAVEDLTHDGAGVAKVDGYPLFIPGTLPGEEVEVQVTKTLKNYGFAKLLEIRTPSADRIIPPCHVFPTCGGCQVQHLSYEAQLEQKRKSVRDVIDRIAKLPHVPVHPVKGMEDPWRYRNKSQIPFSTRDGQVISGFYQSKTHKIVDTDVCIIQTEEADAIMTALKRELHSLGIDTYDEKIHRGMLRHVVVRKARATGEVMVVLVTLKKKFQQKDAVVELIRNTVPGVTSIMQNLNSNKTNVIFGNETICLYGKSIIIDSIGDIQFEISARSFYQVNPVQTEVLYKQALDYAQLTGEETVIDAYCGIGTISLFLAQRAKEVYGVEIVPQAIEDAKRNAELNGISNAIFEAGAAEDVIPRWYAEGKRFEVLVVDPPRKGCDEKLLQTILKYKPKRVVYVSCNPGTLARDLRILEDGGYETKEVQPVDMFPQSSHVETVALLELK from the coding sequence ATGTCTTATATAGTGAATAAAAACGACCGCCTTCACGTCGCGGTGGAAGACTTGACCCATGACGGGGCCGGCGTCGCAAAGGTCGACGGGTATCCGCTGTTCATTCCCGGAACGCTGCCGGGGGAGGAAGTGGAAGTCCAAGTGACGAAAACGTTGAAGAACTATGGCTTTGCCAAGCTGCTCGAAATCAGAACACCTTCCGCCGATCGGATCATCCCGCCATGCCATGTCTTCCCGACATGCGGCGGCTGCCAAGTCCAGCATTTGTCTTATGAAGCGCAACTCGAGCAAAAAAGAAAGTCGGTGCGCGACGTCATCGATCGGATCGCTAAGCTGCCACATGTGCCGGTCCACCCGGTGAAAGGGATGGAAGACCCATGGCGCTACCGCAATAAATCCCAGATCCCCTTCAGCACGAGGGACGGACAAGTCATCTCAGGTTTCTATCAGTCCAAAACGCATAAAATCGTTGATACCGATGTCTGCATTATTCAGACAGAGGAGGCGGATGCAATCATGACTGCGCTGAAACGAGAACTGCATTCGCTTGGCATCGACACGTATGATGAAAAAATACATCGCGGTATGCTGCGTCATGTCGTAGTCCGGAAAGCGCGAGCAACGGGCGAAGTGATGGTCGTCCTCGTCACATTGAAAAAGAAATTCCAACAGAAGGACGCAGTGGTCGAGCTGATCCGGAATACAGTGCCAGGCGTGACGTCCATCATGCAAAACCTCAACAGCAACAAAACGAATGTCATTTTCGGAAACGAAACGATCTGCCTCTACGGAAAATCGATCATCATCGATTCAATCGGCGACATCCAGTTTGAGATTTCGGCACGCTCTTTTTATCAAGTGAACCCCGTGCAAACGGAAGTCTTGTACAAACAAGCACTCGATTACGCGCAGCTAACCGGCGAGGAGACGGTCATCGATGCCTACTGCGGGATTGGGACGATTTCTTTATTCCTAGCCCAGCGAGCGAAGGAAGTGTACGGTGTGGAGATTGTCCCGCAAGCAATCGAAGACGCCAAACGGAATGCCGAACTGAATGGCATTTCCAACGCGATCTTTGAAGCAGGGGCGGCGGAAGACGTTATTCCAAGGTGGTATGCAGAAGGCAAACGGTTCGAAGTCCTCGTCGTCGATCCGCCGCGAAAAGGATGCGATGAAAAACTGCTGCAAACGATTTTGAAATACAAGCCGAAACGCGTCGTCTACGTCTCCTGCAACCCCGGCACCCTCGCCCGGGACTTGCGAATCTTGGAAGATGGCGGCTACGAGACGAAAGAAGTGCAGCCGGTGGATATGTTTCCGCAGAGTAGTCACGTAGAGACGGTCGCACTGCTGGAATTAAAATAA
- a CDS encoding Hsp20/alpha crystallin family protein, with product MSLTPYDPFRQLANMRRNFDRFFSDFPLDLGMENNNFGSIRVDVHETENEVIASCDIPGLEKKEDVNIDIENNMLSINGTINKTNEIKEESMYRKERYTGSFHRTVSLPSPVSNEGVKATYKNGVLEVRMPKKTNDNKKKIDVDFH from the coding sequence ATGTCATTAACACCGTATGATCCATTTAGACAACTAGCAAATATGCGAAGAAATTTTGACCGTTTTTTCTCTGACTTCCCTCTAGATCTTGGGATGGAAAACAATAATTTTGGTAGTATCAGAGTTGATGTGCATGAAACTGAAAATGAAGTAATTGCTTCATGTGATATTCCAGGTCTTGAGAAAAAGGAAGATGTAAATATTGATATTGAAAATAATATGTTAAGCATCAACGGTACCATCAATAAAACAAATGAGATTAAAGAAGAAAGTATGTATAGAAAAGAACGCTATACAGGTAGCTTTCATAGGACTGTATCCTTGCCAAGCCCTGTATCTAATGAGGGAGTAAAAGCAACCTATAAGAACGGTGTTCTTGAAGTCAGAATGCCAAAGAAAACAAATGATAACAAAAAGAAAATTGATGTAGACTTTCACTAA
- a CDS encoding NUDIX hydrolase: protein MELKRKVLAYITSGEGTERKILVFENKEHPEEGWQVPGGTIEKDELLMDALYREIEEETGITRDQLELRGKVTKNKHFPRDRDLVYERNIFHLIYTGEVLSPWEHRVDSDGKDDGSIYCNRWIPLDNLPQLAGKQDEALDFI, encoded by the coding sequence ATGGAGTTAAAACGGAAAGTCTTAGCTTATATCACATCAGGTGAAGGAACCGAACGCAAAATCCTTGTGTTCGAAAATAAGGAGCATCCCGAAGAAGGCTGGCAAGTGCCTGGGGGGACTATCGAAAAAGACGAACTGCTCATGGATGCCTTATATCGAGAAATCGAGGAGGAAACTGGCATCACACGGGACCAACTCGAACTGCGAGGGAAAGTGACCAAGAATAAGCATTTCCCGCGCGACCGCGATTTGGTCTACGAACGGAATATTTTCCATTTAATCTACACCGGCGAGGTGCTTTCCCCATGGGAACATCGTGTCGATAGCGATGGTAAAGACGACGGATCCATTTATTGCAACCGATGGATCCCACTCGATAACCTGCCGCAGCTGGCCGGTAAACAGGATGAAGCACTCGATTTTATTTAA
- a CDS encoding cytochrome d ubiquinol oxidase subunit II — protein MTLEILGISVLWTFLFGYILVGAIDFGAGFFNAYSLLTGKQRVLTNVIQRYLSPVWEVTNVFLVFFFVGIIGFFPKTAFYYGTTLLVPVSIGIILLAIRGSYYAFETYGARGHKGYSFMYGVAGILIPASLSIVLTISEGGFVEMIDNHPVLDYWKLFTSPLTWSIVVLSIAATLYISAVFLTWYANKAGDMEARELLRKYALIWSMPTIVTAGGIIFELRKHNPEHYSNIQTFWPMFLLSALLFVGTVWLLWKGKKYGLAFGLLAGQFFFAFFGYGASHYPYLLYPYLTIYDSFTNPAMAIALVVAFVLGLGLLIPSLVLLLRLFLFNKDYVRGKEDFHV, from the coding sequence ATGACGCTTGAAATTTTAGGGATTTCCGTGTTGTGGACGTTCCTGTTCGGTTACATCCTCGTCGGGGCCATCGATTTCGGAGCCGGTTTTTTCAACGCGTATAGTTTATTGACAGGAAAACAACGGGTGTTGACGAATGTCATCCAACGCTATTTATCCCCCGTTTGGGAAGTGACGAATGTCTTCCTCGTCTTCTTCTTCGTCGGAATCATCGGGTTCTTCCCGAAGACAGCGTTCTATTACGGAACGACGCTGTTGGTCCCCGTCAGCATCGGGATTATCCTGCTGGCGATCCGGGGTTCATACTACGCCTTTGAAACTTACGGAGCTCGGGGACATAAAGGCTACTCGTTCATGTATGGGGTTGCGGGAATCTTAATTCCTGCTTCGCTCTCCATCGTCTTGACCATTTCGGAAGGCGGATTTGTGGAAATGATCGATAACCATCCGGTGCTCGACTACTGGAAGCTGTTCACAAGCCCGCTCACCTGGTCCATCGTCGTGTTGAGCATCGCAGCGACGCTTTATATATCAGCTGTTTTCCTGACTTGGTATGCGAATAAAGCAGGGGACATGGAAGCGAGGGAACTCCTGCGGAAATACGCGCTCATTTGGTCGATGCCAACCATCGTAACGGCGGGTGGAATCATATTCGAATTGCGGAAGCATAACCCCGAGCATTACAGCAATATTCAAACGTTCTGGCCGATGTTCCTACTGTCGGCATTGCTGTTTGTCGGAACGGTATGGCTTTTATGGAAAGGGAAAAAATATGGGCTGGCATTCGGTCTGTTGGCGGGGCAATTCTTCTTTGCTTTCTTCGGGTACGGAGCGTCGCATTACCCCTACTTGCTTTACCCGTACTTGACGATATACGACAGCTTCACCAATCCGGCCATGGCGATTGCACTCGTCGTCGCATTCGTTCTCGGCCTAGGCCTGCTCATTCCATCGTTGGTGCTGCTCCTGCGATTGTTCCTATTCAATAAAGACTACGTCCGTGGAAAAGAAGATTTCCATGTGTGA
- a CDS encoding CPCC family cysteine-rich protein gives MKREKCPCCGFPTIEERGIFDICELCYWEDDGQDDPNANEVWGGPNGNYSLTEARKNFKEHLIMYRDRRNIEK, from the coding sequence TTGAAACGGGAAAAGTGTCCTTGTTGTGGTTTTCCAACAATTGAAGAACGGGGAATATTTGATATATGTGAACTTTGTTATTGGGAAGACGATGGACAAGACGACCCAAATGCGAATGAAGTATGGGGAGGTCCAAATGGCAATTATTCTCTTACAGAAGCGAGAAAGAATTTTAAAGAACACCTCATTATGTACCGAGATAGGAGAAATATAGAAAAATAA
- a CDS encoding nitroreductase family protein: MLVSEAIRQRREITKYQAKEIPNNVLEEIIESAYLSPTGNNLPSREFIVVQKREMLDHLAKTTPFVPWLTETTAAIVITGRPDVSKYWLQDASIACGFIWLSAVEQGLGAAFGAVYHSEDELESERRESHVRDALHLPGDRRVVAIIGLGYPAEIPAPKKHVAKEAIVFYENFQK; this comes from the coding sequence ATGCTTGTTTCAGAGGCGATCAGGCAAAGAAGAGAGATCACGAAATATCAAGCGAAGGAAATACCTAACAATGTTTTAGAGGAAATTATTGAGTCTGCTTATTTGTCCCCAACCGGCAATAACCTGCCTTCGAGGGAATTCATTGTTGTTCAGAAAAGGGAGATGCTGGACCATTTGGCGAAGACGACGCCATTTGTTCCATGGTTAACGGAGACAACCGCGGCTATCGTGATAACCGGGCGCCCGGATGTCAGTAAGTATTGGTTGCAAGACGCATCCATCGCTTGCGGGTTTATTTGGCTAAGTGCCGTGGAACAGGGATTAGGTGCGGCATTCGGAGCGGTGTATCATTCGGAAGATGAGCTGGAGTCTGAACGTCGGGAAAGCCATGTGCGGGATGCGTTGCATCTCCCGGGTGATCGTCGTGTCGTGGCCATCATCGGTCTTGGCTATCCTGCTGAAATCCCTGCGCCGAAAAAACATGTGGCTAAGGAAGCCATCGTCTTCTATGAAAACTTTCAAAAATGA
- a CDS encoding YuzF family protein, whose protein sequence is MTNNNLLSFYDPYVYQTLTTIVGKMVTVQTIRGSVRGSLKNVLPDHIVVESDQTPFFIRTQQIIWVFPG, encoded by the coding sequence ATGACAAACAACAACCTGTTAAGCTTTTATGATCCATATGTTTATCAGACATTAACAACCATTGTTGGTAAAATGGTTACGGTTCAAACCATAAGAGGTAGCGTTCGTGGCTCCTTGAAAAATGTATTGCCAGATCACATTGTTGTCGAATCTGACCAAACTCCCTTTTTTATTCGTACCCAGCAAATTATTTGGGTTTTTCCTGGTTAA
- a CDS encoding DUF4275 family protein, whose translation MDLVSLLRMKKVKVREIPKWGVYLRKQWEDSFVNHLNDKEKKSIFLHDYGYLWHVFSYERRKYLKEQEADTAFNKEQKQFCYVFYQHLDDVYILENASYLTAEDFVNEEDVYVVDKEFNWTYVRTHETGWCGPYFSRKDKTN comes from the coding sequence ATGGATTTAGTATCTTTACTAAGAATGAAAAAAGTGAAAGTAAGAGAAATACCTAAATGGGGAGTGTATTTGAGAAAGCAGTGGGAAGATAGTTTTGTAAACCATCTGAATGATAAGGAAAAGAAGTCTATTTTTCTCCATGACTATGGCTACCTCTGGCATGTGTTTAGTTATGAAAGAAGGAAATACTTAAAAGAACAAGAAGCTGATACAGCATTTAACAAAGAACAAAAACAGTTTTGTTATGTTTTTTATCAGCATTTGGATGATGTTTATATACTTGAAAATGCTTCTTATTTAACAGCCGAGGACTTTGTAAATGAAGAAGATGTTTACGTAGTAGATAAAGAATTTAATTGGACTTACGTAAGAACGCATGAAACAGGCTGGTGCGGTCCGTATTTCAGTCGAAAAGACAAAACAAACTAA